The genomic DNA CCAAAGGGATGTTCTGTTCTACTATCTTGCATCACTCTCCCATGTTGGATTACATAGTATTCCACTGAAAAACCAGTCCAAGTAGGTTTCTATTGCACATAACTCTGGCTTTTGAGCACCATGTGTGAATCAGTGTACATTGAGATCGCAAGTCTGCACACAACAAAATGGATTAGATGTATTAATATTTACATTTGTGATAAGAAACTCGATACAAAAAATAAGTTAATTGTGGTCATGTCAGATCAGTCAACCATTGCAGTCCCACTGATCAAAGAcctcaattcaacgtctattatacgttggttcaacataattttattttattgaaattatgtggaaacagcgttgattcaaccagtgtgtgcccagttggTTGTTTTGTAAGGGGATTTCCCTAAGTCAGTCAGCTCCTTCTTTATTCTAGCTATCGTGTGatttcacaggaggttggtggtaccttaattggggagaacaagCTCGTGGTaatgaatggtatcaaatacatcaaccaCATGGTTTACAGGGGTTTGATGCCATTACATTTGCTCCGTTccatccattattatgagctgttctcacctcagcagcctccagtgTGTGATTTACAATAGTCCTATGAATCTGCAGCCTCTGTCCTCTCAATCTCCTGAAGTGAAAGCAGAGGCTCAGAATTCTGATAGTTTGATGACAGTTTTGTCCTTGGAAAACAAGATGCCCCTTCCAATCTATTGCTAGTACTGTGCATGTTGCAATCAACTTTAGCAGCATCTTTTTCATCCATGTCCTCCAAGTCTACAAAGGAAAGCACAAAGAGGTTATTCAGCCATAGATTTGAACGTGTCTCTAGTTGTTGTTGACAGATTTCTCTTTGTCAACAACTACACAGACTCATAATAGCTGAAGAATTGTACCAGACTTTTACTACTCACACTTCAGCACTGTCTTGTACACCTGTGTGTAGCCTCGCTCTGGGTTCTTACTCAGGTCTTTGTAGTAGTAAAAGCGTAGCTCCTTTGGGTACTGAGAGTAAGACAGGTTGAGGACCAGGGGAATGATCCGGTTGGACATGGGCCCCTCAGACAGCGCCTGGTGCATCATGTACTGGCACCAGTCATCCAGCAGGAAGTTGGGGGTGATCAGAAGGGCCCAGCAATGGCTGCTCTGCACAGCCTGGCATAGCTCGGTGGGGATGGCACCCCCCACGCTGGCATCACGTTGCCGCAGGAAACAGCGCAGGCCACATGCCGGTTTCTCCAGGTAAGTGACCAGACGGATTGCTTCTTCGATGTCCACAGggctatgacacacacacaagtcgTAGGTCTGGCTCCAACGAATCATGGAGCTCAGAAAAGGTGGTGGTGGGTTAGGagtggcggttggaaccaatgaTGAGGCACCATCGACAGAAGGGGATGGGGTCCTGACCGATACATGTGGAGAGGAGCTGCTCTGTGGAGACTCTTTTTTCACTAAGAGTTGACGGAACCAACCTGAAACAAGAGAATTAAACATGGGTCCTTTCCAGTGGtgcaaagtacttaagtaaaaatactttaaagtactacataagtaGTTATTTTGGGTATTTGTATTCTActtaactatttatattttatattttacttttacttcactacattcctaaagaaaataatgtaatttttactccatacattttccctgacagccaaaagtacttgttacattttgaatgcttagcaggacaggaaaatggtccaatttatgcagttatcaagagaacatccctgatcatctctacttcctctgatctggccaatgcactaaacacacatgcttcgtttataaatgatgtctgagtgtgccctggctatccgtaaataaaacaataacaagaaaatggtgccatctggtttgcttaatataagaaatttaaagtgatttatacttttacttttgctacttaagtaattttagaaattacattttctttttaaatttaagtatatttcaaaccaaatacttttagacttttactcaaatagtattttactgggtgactttcacttttacctgaaccattttctattaagtatgacaattgagtactttttccaccactggttctTTCACATCATAACTGTTTATCAAAACAAACAAGTTTATATCCAATTCGTGAAtagaaattatttttgttaagttGATCATCTACAAACAGTACATGTTGTttaggaaaaaagtatttcaactTACCGAACATGCTCTTGACATCATTCTCCAGACTATTGCAATGTTGTACCTCCAATAAGAACAACTGTACTGTAGTATCCTTCCCAtttgatttctttctttcttttaatAGATGTTCTGCTCTGTATACACACTAAGCACTTAACAGAGTTGATCACATAAAACATGAATTCTCATTATTGAAGTAAAAAAGAAAAGTTACATACAGAAACTACAAAAAATGTCATATAACACACCAAATGTTTCCCTGATACTCCAGGCAGAAAAAGAGGAAGCTGAATCTGTAGCAGCTGCAGCTCACTGTTTGTCTAAATGTCTTAATTCCCACAAGGCACAATGTCTCTCATTAAATTGCAATGTAGATCCGTTTTTTTGTCCATAGTGCAGGTGCAGGAGAGGTCTAGCCTATACCTCCACAGACTAAAAATAATCCAACTGTAGCATGTTTTCTAATGTAGGCTACTTGGTCGTCCATCCTTAGTCCTGGAACTGCAGATTCATTATGCTTGTCTGGGTTAGAATCAAATCATTCAGTTGGTAATTAAATGTTTTAGGGAACTATGTACGCAACAGGAAGGAAGTCATGCACTAACCCTTTTAGCCACAACTTTCACAGACAAGCTGTGGCACTACGTGTGATGTATAGCTGTTTAATGGTCTGTCAtgcatgtaggctactgtatttatttctccATTTTAACAACACAAGCCATATTGATAGTAGCCTATAATGTTATTTGAAGGAAGTATGAACACAGACCAAAACCTATATCATCTGCAAAAGTGTTTCATAGTCACAGTGTGTAGGTAGTGTGTGTCCTTTTAGTGGTTAAGAACATCTGTCTTTCAACCAAATGTCTGTCTTTCAAGGAGATTGACACACCAGTAAGTGCATAATATGACACAACCTACTTTTGAAAAGTGAGTAAATTACAAAACAGCAATGTACGTTTCCATGTGTGATTGGTAAAATAACTCTAAAATGGCCTAAGCCTTTAATAAATGACATACACTTCTCATCAGAAAGATGGATTTAGCACCTTGTCCAAGAGGAGGACAAATATACTGTAAGTTTTTCTTTTGGAGCAAAAAAAGGGGAGAGGATGAGCTTTCTTTGGCTAGGGATAGGCCTACATGTCAGTATTGTATGTGAGTTGATCCCATGGCAGTAATTCTAGTACCAGAGGACCATCTGATCTGCAACAGGATTTGGAAGAGGAAGCGAAACACCCCACTCGCGGGTGGGGGGGTTTTGTGTCCAGAGGGAAGGTATTTTCTTGCTCTCCATGTCATCACAAAACTaatagtgtttgaaaatcactattttttaaaaaatgttttaactttaCATGATGTCATCGGGTAGAACTTTTTAACTTTAGATTTTTTTCTACAAACTTAGAAATGTGCCATTTTCACATTATTTTGACACTGTTATTGTCCAAgagataatgaaaatgaggttgaaaagtggtaaAGTTGCCCtttaagaagatacattttagaaataggtggggtttatgactttgtggcaacTAGTGATTACCATCTacagaaatggaatgtaaatcacagaaaatctaTCTTtttgtatgctgatgatgtggCTCTATGGAACAGAGGTGGGAATGTGAAATATGTGATGAGGAAGATGCAAGAAGCTGTGGAAGTGTTGGGTAGTCCTTTGCATTGGGTGATGTAAGTTTCCTTTGACAATCAGTCTTCCAGATAGATGACACAGGAACCTTGGTTTAAAACTGTTTagtaataaaatgcaattgcagacagagatTCACATACAGAATACCTCAGTAGTCTATAGTAAAGATCTGTGTGGCGAAACAGGAGACAACGCTCCTTATACTAGTTGGTGTGGACAACTTACCGTCAATCATACCTTAACATTGTAGCATTGGATTAGATACAAGGTATCTAAAATGAGAAAAACATGTCTAGACTGTGGGTTTCTCACTCTACTCTCTCGGCTTTGAGCCTGTGTGACTATCAGCAGGTGCAGACAATTCTCAGCCTGAGAAATAAAGCAGTACTTCTCCATCATTGCGCATTGCAAGCATACAAAGGTCATCACATATATACAGTAATCATGGCATTGGTGTAGCCCCACACCCGGCCCCCAGGGTAACCCCCAACAGAAGATTGGTCTCTAACATGGGGGTTTAGGATGTCTGTGGCCAAGTCCTGTTTTTGGTGTTTTCTATGAGGAAGCATAAAGATGTTAGACTGTATACGGTCATGAGATAGGTAGGGTGTCTCAGTTTAAGTATTTAGGTATGGGGTATGTTGAGAGGCTTATGGACTGGGGGAGACAGATAGGGACACCAATTGCATTGGGGAACGTTCCTCCGTGGCTGTTTTCCGAAACCATGTATAGATATGGATATGATTGAGGGTAGGAGAGAATGGGGTAAGGGTAATcagttttatttgttttttaaggATACATACAGATGGTTCAAAGGATCCAGTCAGTGGTAGGGTGGGGACAGGGGTATATATCCCAGAGTTCAATGTTAGAGTATGTAAGCGGTTAACTGATTATGTGTGAGTGTATGCGGCCTAGTTGATGGCCATGATTATGGGTGGAGGAGGTGAAACCACTCAGAGTGGTGATCTGCTTTGATTCGTCTGCAGTGTTGAGTAGTGTGACGACAGGCAGGTCGGATAGGGGAGACTTGTTTGTGGAGATGATGGTGCTGTTAATGGGATTGGAGAGGAAGGGAGTGGTGGTAAGCTTTTGCTGGGTTCCTGCCGATGTGGGTGTGGAGGGTAATGAGAAGGCCGATGTGGTTGCTAAGAGTGCGGTGGGGAGAGTGGGGGTAGATATTCAGGTCCCGTTGGGCTGCAGGGAAAACAAATCCTTGATCCGGGCAAAAGCGTTCAATCTTTGTCAAAGGGAGTGGGATGTTAGTTGTAAGGGGTTCAATTTTATCGCGTATCAAATGGTTTCTTAAAGATTGGTACTCTGCTTAGCTGCTCCTCATTAACAAACCGTACTCCTACTAGACACAAAGGGTCATTTTCAAAGCTGTACACTACTTTGCTCCGTTTTCCATTCTTTTGGACAATACTCCAATTCTCCTTGATTGTACCGCCATTGTATTCAGAATACACTTTATCATTCGCTTCCGCCATCTTTCGTTCGACCGAATCCGATGCGTATACCCAAATACTTcactgcagctgccaccacatcgATTTTCATTGTTCTTCTTTTTTAGGACTGGGTTGGATCGCATCCGACTTTTAGGgtgcatacaccgccacctactgtactggagtgtgaggccagtcacagccaACCTACTGTACATTAAATTCTCTTCATTAGTCCTGTTCCTCTAAGAAAGTTAAATagagccctagacaccacttcctacccctttcctccccccactacaccacccaaaccccaACCTCATCCAGCCTCTCTAACCCTTTCACACATCTCTCCCTATCTATGTCATTCAGTTCACAAAATATCAACCCATGCTCCACCGTTTCCTCCACTAAACACTCATCACACAGACCTGTTTCATGTCTCCCTATCATCCAAGAAAGTGGCATTGAAACCTGTGTGCCCAAACGTAATCTACTCCACATAACTTCCTCTGACCTAAATCCCATAGGATTGCGGTGGGAACCATGAAACCACGTCTTTCGAATGCCCCACAAGGGTGAAAGAGAATGAGGTGGCCAAAGTCAGGGCTGTCCAGAGCATTTCATATGCAGCAGCTGTGAAAAGGGTTGAGAGTTTGAATGGTGCACTAGAAgagtccatggtgctgaatagGCCTACACTGCAGGCTGCAGGGGTTGCCTTTCACCAGAAGGATCCTGACATTTTAAAGCTTAAGAAGGTGGACATTGTGGCCTTTATAGCTATGGTAATTAATggcactgccaaggtggagagaaggtCCAGGAACATAGAAATCACAGTGGATGTGGCGGATCGGTTCCTGGGGCTGAAAGATTTCTCAGCAAAGGAGTTACATGGAATATTGGCacaagccgtaccaccctcttAGGTCCTAgagcctgagaagggagacatggGAGAATTAAAAGAAGGAAGGGagagttttgtttgttttggcaatgtaTTATTTTTATTGGGGTGGATTAAGTTAGTTTCACTATTACgtatggataaaaaaaaaatatatatatatttatttgggGGGTTCATCCCATCCAGTTGGTGGCGGCAATAAACCTTTTTGGTTTGTAGTCCGCCATaaaacaagaagaagaaaatattattattattattattattattaagagaTTTGacttcgctctggataagagcgtctgctaaatgacttaaatgtaaatgtaaaagggtatgttgagtggtggtgtcccatcctcccaggctgttggcatggtgcaggagcagatagggttaAAGTAATGGAATGGGATAGTGGGTTTTTATGACTGTGGGGTTAGTTGGAAGGGTGTATTTGTTTTATAAAATATTTCCTTTTCACGTTTTCCCATTTTTTATCACAAAGTATAATGGGTTTCAATTATAGTCCAGTTCGTGGCAGTAACTACCACAttttggatgccaaccgccgttaaaccccGAAGAAGAAGACCATTTCCTGGTCTTGGATCTAATGTGTCTAAAACAGTTTTAGTGGAGGTAGCTAGATTTGGGATGAATTTTTTCATCAGATAGTGTATATCTGATTAGATTTCCTTCTCGAGGTGGAAGGCACTTAAAAGATTCGTCGGCTCACTtatttattgcatttttttttatgttcTCCATTTCACGTTTTTGTTAGTTTTCTTTACTTTGGTATATTCACTCGTGTACATGGTGGCAAGATGCTGGATTTCTTCACCATCTTCAGTAAGGGAGGCATAGTGTTGTGGTGTTTTCAGGGAACCGGTGTTACAGAATCCTTCACCGGGCCTGTCAACGCGCTGATCCGCTCAGTGATCCTTCAGGTGAGAAATGCTTTCGAATCAAGTGACAGCTGTCATGTTTCCGTGCCGCCTAGTGTGTATGTATGGTTGTTTTCAGTATGCGCCAGAGCGTCGCCACTTCGTCAACAAACtggctagctaatttagctaggTAGCTTTCGTAGATACACATGTCAATTATTATTTGTCTAAACTAAATATGATTTGTGTTTTGGTAAAGTTAGCgcacttgttagctagctacctaatgcTAGGAGTGAGCTAGCTATATGCTTGCGTAATACAGACATGGAGGATTTGGGAACTGGGGGTTACACGCGCACAAATGAGTTTGCCAGCCACATGACAATAGCACAGCATAGTGGGATTATCCCAAAATGCAAGGCTATTAccacgtagctagctaacgttagatgtcaaatatttatactgaacaaaaatataaacgcaacatgcaacaatttcaaagatgttactgcattacagttcatataacgaaatccgtcaattgaaataaattaattaggcccaaatctatggatttcctatgactgggaatacatctTTTGGTACCAGATACTTtttaaaaaggtaggggcgtggtctggatcagaaaactagtcagtatttggtgtgaacACCATGCAGTGCAACattccttcacatagagttgatcaggctgttgattgtggcttgtggaatgttgtcccactcttcaatggctgtgtgaagttgctggattttgACGAAAATTGGAACactctgtcgtacacgttgatccagagcatcccaaaaatgctaattgggtgacatgtctggtgagtatgcaggccatggaagaactgggatattttcagcttccaggaattgtgtacagatccttgtgacatgggctgtgcgttatcatgctgaaagatgaggtgatggtggcagatgaatgacacaacaatgggcctcaggatatcacattttatttgtcacatgcgccgaatacaaccggtgtagaccttactgtgaaatgcttacaagcatTTACAAATTTGTGTCAAACATTTGAGataaatacgttttttgtgcgtatggaacatttctggaatgttttatttcagctcatgaaacatggtaccaacactttacatgttgcatttatatttttgttcggtgtagaACATATGCTCAAGAGAATTTACATTTAAGTGATGAAACAAACCTCTGATCTGTGTTACAGTATTGAGTGTTAATGCTTCTCTGATTTTTGTTTCAGGAACGCAGTGGCAACAATTCCTATACTCATGACGCCTTGAGTCTTAAGTACAAACTCGATAATGAGTTTGAGCTGGTTTTTGTGGTAGGTTTCATATAGAAATGTGATTGTAATGCACGGTAGTTCTATTTCCTGAAGGAAACTTCTCATGCAGTCTATGGTGTGGACTCAACTGACCATGTTTGGTTTTTTTGTATAGGTGGGTTTTCAAAAAATCCTGACGCTGACGTATGTTGACAAGTTCATAGATGACGTACAGCTCCACTTCAGGGATCGCTATAAGAATGAGCTGGAGCAAAAGAGGGCCCTTACACTGTTGAGCAGCTGTTTTACGTTTGAGGATAACTTCAAAATGCTTCTTTGGTAAGCAGTTTCACATCTTAGGGCTGATACTGCATACAGAGCTGAACTAATGGTGCATAAAGAGATATTATACTTTCAAACTAATTTGCTATACTGAATCTCACACACAACCAGCTGTTGAGTTGTCAGCCCACAGGTCTACAAGGACCTGTAGGCTACTtgtataaaatataatttcacaATACTTCAAGTCAAATGCTTTGATTCTGTTACTGTCCTGTTGTGCTCTAGTGAGGCGGAGGAGAGCAGCAAAGCTCGAGGTCCTACCTCCATGAGGAGCTTCAATGCTTCCCTGAAATCCCAGAAAACTGTGAAGTCCATGATCGAGACGAAGGGAGGGGATAAGGGCAAGAAGAATAAGAATGCCAAAAAAGAGGGTAAGGGTGAGATGTGATTATTATGGAGGTTTTGTTGGAATACAAGCACTTTGTCATGGTTCTTCCTTACACAATTTCTGTTTGAAACCAGTCCCACATTTTTTTCCTTCATGTTTTAATTTCATGGGGACATTGATCATGTTTTGTATGGCAGGGGTTAGTTTCTGAGATCTTCCCCCCAGCTCCTGCTGCTGAGCCTGTGAAAGGGGAACAAGCCAAAGCTCCAGCCAGTGCCCAGAAGACAGTGGAGAATGGTAACCAGGGCTTGACCCAGGAGGAGATCAttcagaagaagagagaggagtttATACGCAAGCGCATGTGGGCACCTGCAGAGAAGCCCAGGTGAGTGGGGGGAGGAATGGAACACAATGTGGTTAAAGTTCTAATTTGGAATGTTACTGACAGTTGTTTCAGTACTGAAAGTCACATTGTCTCTTGCCTTCCAGTAAGTCCCCCAATCCTGCGAAGGAGAAAACCAAGGGGAAAGAGAAGCGGGTGTGGACCTTGGGTGGCAGCAGCACCAAGGAACTGGACTACAGCCAGCGCAATGGCAACGGAGCCCATGCTACTGGGGACCATGTCCTGGACGCTCAAGCTGACCCGGTATGTGCCTGTTGGGTTTGAGAGCAGCAGAGCTAATATTGCCTGGTTGTACCAGAGTGAATATCTGTGCTCACATTATTTGAAATGTGAAATAATTGTGAGTGCAGCGGTCACTGGTTTAACCAGACTTGAGCTATTAGCCTTCAGGGATGCTCTGTTGGTACCTTAATAAATAAGGCCCATATGGTGTAGAAGTGCTTAGTTTATAGGAATTGCACATCTTAATAAAGTCTTGTTGTCCAGGGGATGCAGCTGAGCTCGATGAAGGGTGACCTGCTCGCTGTGGATTACG from Salmo trutta chromosome 26, fSalTru1.1, whole genome shotgun sequence includes the following:
- the tirap gene encoding toll/interleukin-1 receptor domain-containing adapter protein isoform X2, encoding MFGWFRQLLVKKESPQSSSSPHVSVRTPSPSVDGASSLVPTATPNPPPPFLSSMIRWSQTYDLCVCHSPVDIEEAIRLVTYLEKPACGLRCFLRQRDASVGGAIPTELCQAVQSSHCWALLITPNFLLDDWCQYMMHQALSEGPMSNRIIPLVLNLSYSQYPKELRFYYYKDLSKNPERGYTQVYKTVLKYLEDMDEKDAAKVDCNMHSTSNRLEGASCFPRTKLSSNYQNSEPLLSLQEIERTEAADS
- the tirap gene encoding toll/interleukin-1 receptor domain-containing adapter protein isoform X1, with protein sequence MFNSLVSGWFRQLLVKKESPQSSSSPHVSVRTPSPSVDGASSLVPTATPNPPPPFLSSMIRWSQTYDLCVCHSPVDIEEAIRLVTYLEKPACGLRCFLRQRDASVGGAIPTELCQAVQSSHCWALLITPNFLLDDWCQYMMHQALSEGPMSNRIIPLVLNLSYSQYPKELRFYYYKDLSKNPERGYTQVYKTVLKYLEDMDEKDAAKVDCNMHSTSNRLEGASCFPRTKLSSNYQNSEPLLSLQEIERTEAADS